A window from Thiomonas sp. FB-Cd encodes these proteins:
- a CDS encoding chorismate lyase: MRGRGKYASGASVDHAWRPLYPCGGRSGIAAWLAERGSLTSRLRAHCDAFSLLRLHQGLARPRRDEAPLLAQPLGRRAWAREVVLFADGVPVVYGHSVARRDVLRRNWRLLVALGSQPVGDAVFARAMTRRGEIRVRRLPPRDALRRAACAYAGLPTATPLWARRSAFVHRGQALWVTEVFLPAVAALRGHSRPLARA, encoded by the coding sequence ATGCGAGGGCGCGGCAAGTACGCTTCCGGGGCTAGCGTTGATCACGCTTGGCGGCCGCTATACCCCTGCGGCGGGCGCAGTGGCATCGCCGCCTGGCTGGCCGAGCGCGGCTCGTTGACATCGCGGTTGCGGGCACACTGCGATGCCTTCAGCCTGCTGCGACTGCATCAGGGCCTGGCGCGGCCGCGACGCGACGAGGCGCCGCTGCTGGCGCAGCCGCTGGGCCGGCGAGCGTGGGCGCGCGAGGTGGTGCTGTTTGCTGACGGTGTGCCTGTGGTGTATGGGCACAGCGTAGCGCGTCGCGATGTGCTGCGCCGCAACTGGCGGCTGCTGGTGGCGCTGGGCAGTCAGCCGGTCGGCGATGCCGTGTTCGCGCGCGCGATGACGCGCCGCGGCGAGATCCGGGTGCGACGCTTGCCGCCGCGCGACGCATTGAGGCGCGCCGCCTGCGCATACGCAGGACTGCCTACGGCGACGCCGTTGTGGGCGCGGCGATCCGCCTTCGTGCATCGTGGCCAGGCGCTTTGGGTGACCGAGGTCTTCCTGCCGGCTGTGGCCGCGCTGCGCGGCCACAGCCGGCCGTTAGCTCGCGCATAG
- a CDS encoding IS110 family transposase, whose protein sequence is MVGIDVASAHVDVACLGAVLPSELAHVSNDAEGHSALADALVKLQPGLVLMEATGGYEAALACALQAAGLRVAVINPRMARDFARAMQRLAKTDRIDAATLAEFAAVLAQRPDCERFVRPLSEPEQQDLAALVTRRRQLVAMQLSERQRLRLARPVTRPSIDALLEAIARQLDDVDAEMVRHVEQHHAVMAKLLQSVAGIGRIAAATLIAELPELGRLNRRQICALVGVAPYAKDSGSSRGRRRITGGRFEVRRALYMATLTATRFNPAIRAFYKRLVAAGKLKKVALIACMRKLITHLNAITRDHLNAQNQPFTA, encoded by the coding sequence ATGGTGGGCATCGACGTTGCCAGTGCGCATGTCGATGTGGCTTGCCTGGGAGCAGTCTTGCCATCGGAGCTGGCTCATGTCAGCAACGATGCCGAGGGGCATTCCGCCCTGGCCGACGCCCTGGTGAAGCTGCAGCCGGGGCTGGTGCTGATGGAGGCCACCGGTGGCTATGAGGCGGCGCTGGCGTGCGCGTTGCAAGCAGCGGGGCTGCGTGTGGCGGTGATCAACCCGCGCATGGCGCGTGACTTCGCTCGTGCGATGCAGCGCCTGGCCAAGACCGATCGCATCGATGCGGCCACCCTGGCCGAGTTCGCTGCCGTGCTGGCCCAGCGCCCCGACTGCGAGCGCTTCGTGCGTCCGCTGAGCGAGCCCGAGCAGCAGGATCTCGCAGCCCTGGTCACCCGCAGGCGTCAGCTCGTGGCCATGCAGTTGTCCGAGCGCCAGCGCTTGCGCCTGGCCCGCCCGGTGACGCGCCCGAGTATCGATGCCCTGCTCGAGGCGATTGCCCGCCAGCTCGACGACGTCGATGCCGAAATGGTCCGCCATGTCGAACAGCATCATGCCGTGATGGCCAAGCTGTTGCAAAGCGTGGCCGGGATCGGCCGCATCGCTGCCGCAACCTTGATCGCTGAACTGCCTGAACTGGGGCGGCTCAACCGGCGCCAGATCTGTGCCTTGGTCGGCGTGGCCCCCTACGCCAAGGACTCCGGGTCCAGCCGAGGCCGACGACGCATCACCGGCGGGCGCTTCGAGGTGCGACGTGCCCTGTACATGGCCACGCTCACCGCCACACGATTCAACCCCGCCATTCGCGCCTTCTACAAGCGTCTGGTGGCCGCGGGCAAGCTCAAGAAGGTGGCCTTGATCGCCTGCATGCGCAAGCTGATCACCCACCTCAACGCCATCACCCGGGACCATCTGAACGCTCAAAATCAGCCTTTCACTGCTTGA
- a CDS encoding 2Fe-2S iron-sulfur cluster-binding protein — MARRSHARQFEIYRYDPESSENPRMDTHSADVDACGLSVPDAIDHITDEVNDTLSFRRSCREGVWRFCAKYGDCSNWLGCVAVPKRRSAYEASIRSMTCASSGNLIRTWCRSITKTTRCRTLAEGADSACRMGAIATSTRRPATQGKRTARG, encoded by the coding sequence TTGGCGCGAAGAAGCCATGCCCGCCAATTTGAGATCTATCGATACGATCCCGAGTCGAGTGAGAATCCACGCATGGACACCCACAGCGCCGATGTCGATGCCTGTGGGTTGTCGGTGCCGGACGCGATTGATCACATCACGGACGAAGTCAATGACACTCTTAGTTTCCGGCGGTCGTGCCGGGAGGGTGTGTGGAGATTCTGCGCGAAGTATGGCGACTGCAGCAACTGGCTGGGTTGCGTCGCAGTGCCAAAACGACGGAGCGCCTACGAAGCGTCTATCCGCTCGATGACCTGCGCATCATCCGGGAACTTGATCCGGACTTGGTGCCGCTCAATCACAAAAACAACGCGCTGCCGAACCTTGGCCGAAGGCGCGGACTCCGCGTGCCGAATGGGGGCGATTGCAACGTCCACGCGACGGCCAGCAACTCAAGGGAAAAGAACTGCACGGGGCTAG
- the fdxA gene encoding ferredoxin FdxA produces MTFVVTENCIQCKYTDCVEVCPVDAFREGPNFLAIDPNECIDCAVCVPECPVGAIFAEDDVPSDQTPFIPLNAELATRWRAITKRKSPPADAEDWKGKPGKLPLLER; encoded by the coding sequence ATGACCTTCGTTGTCACCGAAAACTGCATCCAGTGCAAATACACCGACTGCGTCGAGGTCTGTCCCGTCGACGCCTTCCGCGAAGGACCGAATTTCCTGGCCATCGACCCCAATGAGTGCATCGACTGCGCGGTCTGCGTCCCCGAGTGCCCGGTCGGCGCGATTTTTGCGGAAGACGACGTCCCGTCCGACCAGACACCGTTCATCCCCCTCAATGCCGAGCTGGCGACTCGCTGGCGGGCCATCACCAAGCGCAAGTCGCCGCCGGCGGACGCTGAGGACTGGAAAGGCAAGCCCGGGAAGCTGCCTTTGCTCGAACGCTGA
- a CDS encoding transposase, which produces MQDSRSKPATAFVDLSYRGVDAGNPDVHIVHRGKSKRISSKDRKQLKRRQAIEPIIGHLKSDRRMDRCPLKGEQGDRLHAVLCAAGSNIKWLLRMIARKGMPFVRRVYLRLCQAAHSRPHWHPMLRALACFAFNSPALRLAAP; this is translated from the coding sequence ATGCAGGACAGCAGGTCAAAGCCGGCGACCGCGTTCGTTGACCTGAGCTATCGGGGCGTGGATGCTGGCAACCCGGATGTGCATATCGTGCACCGGGGCAAATCCAAACGCATCAGCAGCAAGGACAGAAAACAGCTCAAGCGGCGCCAGGCCATCGAGCCCATCATCGGCCACCTCAAGAGCGATCGCCGCATGGACCGTTGCCCCCTCAAGGGTGAGCAGGGCGACCGGTTGCACGCCGTGCTGTGCGCGGCAGGCTCCAACATCAAATGGCTGCTGCGCATGATCGCCAGGAAGGGGATGCCCTTCGTGCGCCGGGTTTATTTGCGCCTGTGTCAGGCTGCGCACTCACGCCCGCACTGGCATCCGATGCTGCGCGCACTTGCCTGCTTTGCGTTCAACAGCCCAGCGCTGCGACTGGCCGCCCCTTGA
- a CDS encoding cbb3-type cytochrome c oxidase subunit I → MYLSQKLAIKYLIAAFTLFGVMIVAGLLTAAYYIQPSMLLGTLNFNTAKILHIDTLVVWNLMGFFGAVYWFLPEEVEREVVGIKFANLMFYVFLLAFAIVAGVFIFVQYGKGDEFSLWFINQGRKYVEAPRWAALGILAIVATFMFNIIATAIKARKMTGVLGVLIVDLIPLFVLYLDAFPATTNMSKDMYWWWWLVHLWVEATWEVLIACIMAWALMRLLNTPRRIVETWLYVTIALVMGSGILGLGHHYYWIGTPKYWFDLGGFFSALEPLPLIGMVVHSVYDAGVHRMECKNRPALYWMFAEAFGNFFGAGVFGFMMTLPQINLFTHGTQWTVSHGHFAWWGAYVCGLISIFYVILAQVRGAKKVTGPLWKWAFALLNIGVIGMVGGLLIAGMAQAFYERALGGSTMQAFINAQGSSWFVEGMYVRMGFGIMFAIGYLLLIYDLAMVGKRKDTESNPDEVVPQILAGARS, encoded by the coding sequence ATGTATCTCTCTCAGAAACTGGCCATTAAATATCTTATTGCGGCGTTCACCTTGTTCGGGGTCATGATCGTTGCAGGCCTGCTTACCGCTGCCTATTACATCCAGCCCTCGATGCTGCTCGGCACCCTCAATTTTAACACCGCCAAAATATTGCATATCGACACGCTCGTCGTTTGGAATTTGATGGGGTTCTTCGGTGCCGTCTATTGGTTTTTGCCTGAGGAAGTCGAGCGCGAGGTTGTGGGAATCAAATTCGCCAATCTCATGTTTTATGTCTTCTTGCTGGCGTTTGCGATCGTGGCCGGCGTTTTTATCTTTGTCCAGTATGGCAAGGGCGATGAATTCAGCCTGTGGTTCATCAATCAAGGCCGCAAATACGTGGAAGCCCCTCGCTGGGCTGCCCTGGGAATCCTGGCCATCGTTGCAACGTTCATGTTCAACATCATTGCCACGGCGATCAAGGCGCGAAAAATGACGGGTGTGCTCGGCGTGCTGATCGTCGACCTGATCCCGCTATTCGTGCTTTACCTCGATGCCTTTCCAGCCACAACCAACATGTCCAAAGACATGTACTGGTGGTGGTGGCTCGTGCACCTCTGGGTCGAGGCTACGTGGGAGGTCCTGATTGCCTGCATCATGGCCTGGGCGTTGATGCGCCTGCTGAACACCCCACGCCGGATCGTCGAAACATGGCTCTACGTGACGATCGCCCTCGTGATGGGCTCCGGGATTCTCGGGCTCGGCCATCACTATTACTGGATTGGCACCCCGAAATACTGGTTCGACCTTGGCGGTTTCTTTTCCGCGCTCGAGCCACTGCCCTTGATCGGAATGGTCGTGCACTCGGTCTATGACGCCGGGGTCCACCGTATGGAGTGCAAGAATCGGCCCGCGCTTTATTGGATGTTTGCCGAGGCCTTTGGCAACTTCTTCGGTGCGGGGGTCTTCGGCTTCATGATGACGTTGCCACAAATCAATCTGTTTACCCACGGCACGCAATGGACGGTTTCGCACGGGCACTTCGCGTGGTGGGGAGCTTATGTTTGTGGCCTGATATCGATTTTTTATGTGATCCTTGCGCAAGTGCGCGGGGCGAAGAAGGTGACAGGACCTCTTTGGAAGTGGGCATTTGCGTTGCTGAACATCGGCGTGATCGGGATGGTCGGTGGGCTGCTGATTGCCGGCATGGCGCAAGCGTTCTATGAAAGGGCGCTGGGAGGCTCGACGATGCAGGCATTCATCAACGCGCAGGGCAGTTCCTGGTTTGTCGAGGGCATGTATGTGCGCATGGGGTTCGGCATCATGTTCGCCATTGGCTATCTGCTGCTGATCTACGATCTGGCCATGGTCGGAAAGCGAAAAGACACAGAGTCCAACCCCGACGAAGTCGTGCCCCAGATTTTGGCAGGCGCCAGATCGTGA
- a CDS encoding cbb3-type cytochrome c oxidase subunit I → MKRSDLLLYAITVPLVFIVLLLAGIAMRLNQGDVLTIGATRFYALMTLHGLGMVGTLSVGATAGLFYLLKDYVQVRASMVRVLYLCYVLAVVGLLAATLLGNFGPGWYMLYPLPFQSMGVWTSWSIGIAIISLMVLDNALLLSQYAMLSAIVKRYGFANAMGWQYLRGTPTVETPPPIIIAMCSYILPGIATSFAGSVLLIMYLGQWIQPSLHFNPLFAKNLVMLWGHTMANISLYVGVAFVYQILPRYTGRPWKSNRFVALAWNAVFFFVLLAFPHHLYQDFAEPFALAVIGQIASYASAVPSTVVTVMGVVTQIYKSNMKWSFAPLAVVIGIIGWIAGGFAAVVDSTIMVNNVLHNTLFVPAHFHTYYLLGLLPMLVGYYYHALGSSSEKCGMWGLSLLIGGSFGFLAMFFIAGSLQVPRRYSDYNAIPAEAVRAIGQNTATLGAIFAVLIMAAMGLFLATFIRHRRITSASAPR, encoded by the coding sequence ATGAAACGCTCCGATTTGCTGCTCTATGCCATCACCGTGCCCCTTGTGTTCATCGTCTTGCTGCTCGCCGGCATCGCCATGCGGCTGAACCAGGGGGACGTTCTCACCATCGGTGCAACGCGTTTCTATGCCTTGATGACCCTCCACGGCCTGGGCATGGTGGGCACCCTGTCTGTGGGCGCCACCGCCGGGTTGTTCTATCTGCTCAAAGATTATGTCCAGGTGCGGGCGTCCATGGTGCGCGTCCTCTACCTCTGTTACGTGCTCGCGGTCGTGGGCCTGTTGGCGGCCACGCTACTCGGCAATTTCGGCCCGGGGTGGTACATGCTTTATCCGCTGCCCTTCCAGTCCATGGGGGTGTGGACGAGCTGGAGCATCGGCATCGCGATCATTTCATTGATGGTCCTGGACAACGCCCTCCTCTTGTCTCAGTACGCCATGCTCAGTGCGATCGTGAAGCGGTATGGATTCGCCAATGCCATGGGTTGGCAGTACCTGCGTGGAACTCCCACCGTGGAAACGCCACCGCCGATCATCATCGCCATGTGCAGTTACATCCTGCCCGGCATTGCCACGTCTTTTGCCGGCTCCGTCCTCTTGATCATGTACCTGGGGCAATGGATCCAGCCGAGCCTTCATTTCAATCCATTGTTCGCCAAGAACCTTGTCATGCTTTGGGGCCACACCATGGCCAACATCTCCCTGTACGTCGGGGTCGCGTTCGTCTATCAGATCCTGCCGCGTTACACGGGCCGTCCGTGGAAAAGCAATCGCTTCGTCGCGTTGGCCTGGAACGCCGTTTTCTTCTTTGTCCTGCTCGCGTTCCCCCACCATCTGTATCAGGACTTTGCTGAGCCCTTCGCCCTCGCCGTGATCGGGCAGATTGCGTCTTATGCCTCCGCAGTGCCGTCGACCGTTGTCACCGTGATGGGCGTGGTCACCCAGATCTACAAGTCAAACATGAAGTGGAGCTTCGCGCCGTTGGCGGTGGTCATCGGCATCATCGGCTGGATCGCCGGGGGTTTCGCAGCCGTCGTGGACTCCACCATCATGGTGAACAACGTTTTGCACAACACCCTATTTGTTCCGGCCCATTTTCACACCTACTACCTTCTCGGCTTGCTGCCGATGTTGGTCGGCTATTACTACCACGCGCTTGGCTCCAGCTCGGAAAAATGCGGCATGTGGGGACTATCGCTGCTGATCGGGGGAAGCTTCGGCTTTCTCGCCATGTTTTTCATTGCGGGCTCATTGCAGGTACCAAGACGATATTCCGATTACAACGCCATCCCGGCCGAAGCGGTACGCGCCATCGGTCAGAATACAGCGACTCTTGGGGCAATTTTTGCAGTTCTGATTATGGCTGCCATGGGATTATTCCTGGCAACATTCATTCGTCATCGCCGAATAACCAGCGCATCTGCGCCCCGTTAG
- a CDS encoding c-type cytochrome, translated as METTYTKDPGFWRAGAISATSVMLIILAFLTVNSLADISAGGGHVPPYTVINHKISYQYDPNVDHDVPVIGKEQLLFGKRYNEAQAKALLAQGKLVIQSRACIDCHTFLGNGAYYGPDLTKSWLDPAWEAQWMPMTQSSTKQEAMVKFLMHPELYPTWSREMPNLQISQSGAESVVAYLKWLSAINTNGFPANFGHEPQQ; from the coding sequence ATGGAAACGACCTACACGAAAGATCCCGGTTTCTGGCGAGCGGGCGCGATTAGCGCCACATCAGTCATGCTCATCATTCTGGCTTTCCTCACCGTCAACAGTCTGGCCGACATTTCAGCCGGTGGCGGGCATGTTCCCCCCTATACGGTGATCAATCACAAAATTTCCTATCAATATGATCCAAACGTCGATCACGACGTTCCGGTGATTGGCAAGGAACAGCTTTTATTTGGGAAACGGTACAACGAGGCGCAGGCAAAGGCCCTGCTCGCGCAAGGAAAGTTGGTCATTCAATCACGCGCGTGCATTGATTGCCATACTTTCTTGGGGAATGGGGCTTATTACGGCCCGGACCTTACAAAATCCTGGCTCGATCCGGCTTGGGAGGCCCAGTGGATGCCCATGACCCAAAGCAGTACGAAGCAGGAGGCGATGGTCAAATTTCTCATGCACCCGGAGCTTTACCCGACCTGGAGCCGCGAAATGCCAAATCTGCAAATCAGTCAAAGCGGCGCCGAGTCAGTCGTTGCCTATCTCAAATGGCTCTCGGCGATCAACACCAATGGATTCCCAGCCAATTTCGGCCATGAACCCCAGCAATGA
- a CDS encoding Fic family protein, producing MQRGETGRFEVASTAGEVVRAFIPTPLPPVPPLDLTGQRQKRLEAALLACGRLDGIAAMLPDPDLFLYTYVRREAVLSSQIEGTQSSLSDLLLFELEDVPGVPLDDVVEVSNYVVALEHGLTRLRGGFPLSNRLIREVHEKLLARGRGADKQPGEFRRSQNWIGGTRPGNALFVPPPPNLVEACMAQLEVFLHADDDGLPTLVRAALAHVQFETIHPFLDGNGRVGRLLIALILFESNVLRQPLLYLSLFFKQHREEYYRLLGLVRTSGDWESWLDFFLDGVAQTAGQAVETAHRLLALFRDDAARVQDLGRAAASALRVFDALRARPLSSIGTIVERTGAAYPTVARAVESLETLGIVREVTGRKRERVFGYTHYLDILNEGAEPL from the coding sequence ATGCAACGCGGAGAGACGGGACGATTTGAGGTCGCAAGCACCGCGGGCGAGGTCGTACGCGCCTTCATCCCGACACCGTTGCCGCCGGTCCCGCCGCTGGATCTGACCGGGCAGCGACAGAAGCGACTCGAAGCCGCGCTGCTGGCCTGCGGCCGGCTTGACGGCATCGCGGCGATGTTGCCTGATCCGGACCTCTTCCTGTACACCTATGTGCGCCGCGAGGCCGTGCTCTCCAGCCAGATCGAAGGAACACAGTCGTCGCTGTCCGACCTGCTGCTGTTCGAGCTGGAGGATGTGCCGGGCGTCCCTCTGGACGACGTGGTCGAGGTTTCCAACTATGTGGTGGCACTCGAGCATGGCCTGACGCGCCTTCGCGGTGGCTTTCCGCTGTCCAATCGGCTGATCCGCGAGGTGCATGAAAAGCTGCTGGCGCGGGGCCGAGGGGCGGACAAGCAGCCAGGCGAATTCCGTCGCAGCCAGAATTGGATCGGCGGAACCCGGCCGGGCAACGCGCTGTTCGTGCCCCCGCCACCCAACCTCGTCGAAGCATGCATGGCCCAGCTCGAGGTCTTCCTCCATGCCGACGATGACGGCTTGCCTACGCTGGTACGGGCGGCTTTGGCGCATGTGCAGTTCGAAACCATCCACCCGTTTCTCGACGGCAACGGGCGGGTTGGACGTCTGCTGATCGCCTTGATTCTGTTCGAGTCCAACGTCCTGCGACAGCCGCTGCTGTACCTGTCGCTGTTTTTCAAGCAGCATCGCGAGGAGTATTACCGCTTGCTGGGCCTCGTACGCACGTCCGGCGACTGGGAGTCGTGGCTGGACTTCTTCCTGGATGGCGTGGCACAGACCGCTGGCCAAGCCGTCGAGACCGCGCACCGGCTGCTGGCTCTGTTTCGCGACGATGCTGCTCGTGTGCAGGACCTCGGTCGGGCCGCTGCGAGCGCGTTACGCGTGTTCGACGCGTTGCGTGCGCGACCCCTGAGCAGCATCGGCACCATCGTCGAGCGCACGGGTGCGGCCTATCCCACCGTCGCTCGGGCCGTTGAGTCCCTGGAAACTCTTGGCATCGTTCGCGAAGTGACTGGTCGCAAGCGCGAGCGCGTGTTTGGCTACACGCACTATCTGGACATCCTCAACGAAGGCGCTGAACCCTTGTGA
- a CDS encoding succinate dehydrogenase iron-sulfur subunit: protein MHRFEVFRYDPDTDSKPFMQTYTLEVDAGDHMLLDVLLRLKRIDETLSFRRSCREGICGSDAMNINGKNGLACITSMHELPTRIVLKPLPGMPVIRDLIVDMTEFFAQYHSVKPYLINDQPPPEKERLQSPQERDKLNGLYECILCACCSSACPSYWWNPDKYVGPAGLLQAYRFLVDSRDRATERRLDNLDDPYRLFRCRSILNCVDVCPKGLVPVGAINEIKAMMLRRNV, encoded by the coding sequence CTGATACTGATTCCAAGCCATTCATGCAGACTTACACTCTTGAAGTCGACGCCGGCGACCACATGCTTCTGGATGTCTTGTTACGGCTTAAGAGAATCGATGAAACTTTGAGCTTCCGACGCTCTTGCCGCGAAGGCATCTGCGGATCCGACGCCATGAACATCAATGGCAAGAACGGACTGGCTTGCATCACCAGCATGCACGAACTTCCGACCAGGATCGTGCTCAAACCTCTTCCTGGGATGCCAGTCATCCGCGATCTCATCGTCGACATGACGGAGTTTTTCGCCCAATACCACTCCGTCAAACCGTACTTGATCAACGACCAACCACCTCCCGAAAAAGAACGCCTGCAGTCTCCGCAGGAGCGCGACAAGCTCAATGGACTGTACGAGTGCATCCTGTGTGCTTGTTGCTCGTCAGCCTGTCCGAGTTATTGGTGGAATCCGGATAAATACGTGGGCCCAGCGGGATTGCTGCAGGCCTACCGCTTTCTTGTGGACAGTCGCGACCGGGCAACTGAACGACGGCTTGACAATCTCGACGATCCGTATCGCCTGTTTCGCTGCCGGTCCATCCTGAATTGCGTCGACGTCTGCCCCAAAGGCTTGGTGCCCGTGGGCGCGATCAATGAAATCAAGGCGATGATGCTGCGACGTAACGTTTGA
- a CDS encoding site-specific integrase, giving the protein MVQTPETEPASRATGAIERLSRLCGHDADVNALLEWIEPPASAQALPLVLEGLRDLLPVMRDLAADKPDLFDVVDNAKFDALRSGLEEIAPVLRNLPAELELAEVRPSPRRPKQPFRGVMSGYPLYTLIGTWRHFEARDAKAKTMRPALAAIVLFAKVRSVMQHGADDGATPLYAGAKAARQMLESAAIPESWSMSLSGLIDGIRGSEAQYRSVADEGVRHAELRRLVEPVLRARGLIAERPPNGAPEDHVVVIELQQALPTDRIDVQRELRLHTSTKDDLERDGLTPGEFDTAEEYIEWTEYGEDWDAEASPAGIELEPLERSLAEQVIRARSLIGRRERAAQLLACDWIRPADVEIAALWATLKLRPTASPDDQEREIRALLAVTLWTGRPVQEVARMQIINRREKAPEQWSAGLLMWAIDTRDLAASVLRPVGQPKHRGIDLGQALPTVDRITLDVDELLGDFLVVLPNAASLASSERVRAAMAFATPTKTLIEAARSWVREHAKQEHGRLTLAMVETWMFRCIVEHRRDHALASLLTGRPHQLADTGLHYLCVSADEAAQWLRAEQRQRLAELSRAALPIPYAIAEDREIRAQIGKAVTTVVGARVVPRLEVIHRMVRSLRKELDLQRGMPMASDARLKLHNAYTQYVHAMLRFALGMRDVGQPLPNWERIDTKNMVVLLSDKDDVASTATRIAPLCPTLSRQLQLYAKHWRATWAKLLSHSCDSLPPVLFYLLRKGSHVQVIERPTAEMRQQFKLLTGYGLPLNSSRHWLRTRLAQEGVPGEMIEAFMGHWQRGAEPWGRYSALPARVVTETLRPTLEKLVCEAGFSALRGWA; this is encoded by the coding sequence ATGGTGCAGACGCCTGAGACAGAACCCGCGAGCCGAGCCACGGGCGCGATCGAGCGGTTGTCCCGGTTGTGTGGCCACGATGCGGACGTCAATGCATTGCTGGAATGGATTGAGCCGCCCGCATCGGCACAAGCGTTGCCACTGGTCCTCGAGGGCCTGCGCGATCTGTTGCCAGTCATGCGCGATCTTGCAGCGGACAAGCCGGACTTGTTCGACGTTGTTGACAACGCGAAATTCGATGCGCTGAGAAGTGGCCTCGAAGAAATTGCCCCTGTCCTTCGCAACCTCCCAGCAGAGCTGGAACTGGCTGAAGTCCGTCCATCGCCTCGGCGCCCCAAGCAACCGTTCCGCGGGGTGATGTCAGGGTATCCCTTGTATACCCTGATCGGGACATGGCGGCATTTTGAAGCACGCGATGCCAAAGCCAAGACCATGCGGCCCGCCCTGGCTGCCATTGTCTTGTTTGCGAAGGTGCGCAGTGTCATGCAGCACGGGGCTGACGATGGCGCGACTCCCCTGTATGCCGGAGCCAAGGCTGCACGGCAAATGCTCGAAAGTGCAGCGATCCCCGAATCGTGGAGCATGTCGTTATCTGGCCTGATTGACGGCATTCGCGGGAGCGAAGCACAGTACCGCAGTGTCGCGGACGAGGGTGTACGCCATGCAGAACTGCGACGCCTGGTCGAGCCAGTTCTAAGAGCTCGCGGCCTGATCGCCGAGCGGCCTCCCAATGGCGCGCCCGAAGACCACGTCGTCGTCATCGAGCTGCAGCAGGCGCTGCCGACGGATCGCATTGACGTGCAGCGGGAGCTCCGCCTCCACACCAGCACCAAGGACGATCTCGAACGGGATGGGCTGACCCCGGGTGAGTTCGACACGGCGGAGGAGTACATCGAGTGGACTGAGTATGGGGAGGACTGGGATGCCGAGGCGAGCCCTGCAGGGATCGAGTTAGAGCCATTGGAGCGGAGTCTCGCGGAGCAGGTCATTCGAGCCCGGAGTCTGATTGGGCGGCGCGAACGGGCCGCCCAGCTGCTCGCCTGCGACTGGATACGCCCGGCTGACGTTGAGATCGCAGCGCTGTGGGCGACTCTGAAGCTTCGGCCGACAGCAAGCCCTGACGATCAGGAACGGGAAATCAGAGCACTGCTGGCCGTGACATTGTGGACGGGCAGGCCGGTTCAGGAGGTCGCAAGGATGCAGATCATCAACCGGCGTGAAAAGGCGCCCGAGCAGTGGTCGGCAGGCCTGTTGATGTGGGCCATCGATACCCGCGATCTGGCCGCCTCGGTGCTGCGTCCAGTCGGCCAACCCAAGCATCGCGGCATCGACCTTGGCCAGGCCTTGCCAACCGTTGACCGTATCACGCTCGATGTGGATGAGCTCCTCGGTGACTTTCTCGTCGTCTTGCCCAATGCGGCTTCGCTGGCTTCGTCTGAGCGGGTTCGAGCGGCCATGGCGTTCGCCACGCCGACGAAGACCTTGATCGAAGCAGCGCGGAGTTGGGTACGCGAGCACGCAAAGCAGGAGCACGGTCGCCTCACCTTGGCGATGGTCGAGACGTGGATGTTCAGATGCATCGTTGAGCACCGTCGCGACCATGCACTCGCCAGTTTGTTGACGGGGAGGCCGCATCAACTTGCCGACACCGGTTTGCATTACCTCTGCGTCAGTGCAGACGAGGCCGCGCAATGGCTTCGCGCTGAACAGCGGCAGAGGTTGGCCGAATTGAGTCGGGCGGCGCTCCCCATTCCCTATGCCATCGCCGAGGACAGAGAAATCCGGGCGCAGATCGGTAAAGCGGTGACCACAGTCGTTGGTGCACGGGTTGTGCCCCGACTCGAAGTGATCCATCGCATGGTTCGGTCACTGCGGAAGGAACTGGATTTGCAACGGGGCATGCCGATGGCCAGCGATGCCCGCTTGAAATTGCACAACGCCTACACGCAGTATGTGCATGCGATGCTTCGTTTTGCCCTTGGGATGCGTGACGTGGGACAACCGTTGCCCAATTGGGAGCGCATCGACACGAAGAACATGGTCGTGCTGCTGAGCGACAAGGATGATGTGGCCAGCACGGCCACACGAATCGCGCCGCTTTGCCCCACCCTTTCCCGGCAGCTCCAGCTTTACGCGAAGCACTGGCGCGCGACTTGGGCGAAGTTGCTCTCACACTCATGCGATAGCCTGCCTCCGGTGTTGTTCTACCTTTTGCGCAAGGGCTCGCATGTCCAGGTGATCGAGCGCCCCACTGCGGAGATGCGGCAGCAATTCAAGCTTCTAACGGGCTACGGTCTGCCGCTGAATTCAAGTCGCCACTGGCTGCGGACGCGCCTCGCACAGGAGGGCGTGCCAGGCGAGATGATCGAAGCTTTCATGGGGCACTGGCAGCGAGGCGCTGAGCCGTGGGGACGGTATAGCGCTCTGCCTGCGCGGGTGGTGACCGAGACCTTGCGCCCAACGTTGGAAAAACTCGTGTGCGAGGCGGGTTTCAGCGCGCTAAGAGGCTGGGCATGA